The segment tcattcaaataataagttatccttttctctttattatTGATTCAAATATTGAGAGGctgtaagaaaagaaaatccacaagGCTACACCAGTTTATATGTGAATTATGTGTTGAAGCACGCAATGAATGAATGGATCTTGCCCAAAACCTTATCCGAAAACACACCAACCATTGAAGGGaagaaaggaggaggaggaggaggaggcttgTAAGATATCGTTTATCTGAAGCGTGGCAGTTCTGAGAATCTCAGAAATTATATTGGTTAAAAATGTCACTGAAcacaattatgtttttattcaattataaaagagagcatttataccaaaataatctaaaaatttatataaaaaaaaaatacagattttATAAACTATAGAGGCTTCAAAGCGGCCACGCAGCTCAGAATATCTATTAGCGGGCGGGTGTTTGTGACAGGGTGGGCCACCGTAAAATAGCCTATCCAAACTTGAAGCCTGGAGTGGAGAGCTCGCATGTGACTTGTTGATTTCCTGACCACAGTTAAGCATGCGTTTGTAATCGAAATCCAACGAGGTCTTACTTTTCTTGTTCTCATGAAAAGAGGATTAATTTCTTAGTTCaccgaaaaaagaagaagcagaattGTTCTCTTGTTTTAGGGAAATATTAGCCCACAAAAATCTTTCCGTTCGTACGTGGTTCCTAAATTACCATTTTAATACCCCCATTTTAAATGATGCCCCCTCACGTGGGCTTCTTATCCAGGCCCAGATAATCGTATTTGCCAGTTGGACGTGTTTGCTTGCTCTCTCGGGATTCACACACTTTAAGCATCAAAATCAAATAGCTCAGCCCAAGGCTAGCCCAAAGCCAAAGCCCATCTACCTGCCCACATTGTAGTTTGTGAAGTCTGTCTTTACCGTTTGGGTCATTCAAATCTGATTGGGTTTTGACGCTCTAGAAAGTAACAGCCCAATTAAAGATGGTTTTGTCGTTGAAGGGCATATCTACACCTGGCCCAAGTTCTAGAGTTATAGGCAAAGCTCACAAGAAGCGCCATAATAAAGCcctaatggcccaaaaagctcaTCCGAGCATCTAGTACCTAAAATTGATTGCGTTCTATTGGACTTGGGCATATGCATATATACTATATTACCCTTTACATAGACCCATCTGAGCTCAAGGCATATAAACAACCTTTAACCACAGCATAAGTCATCTTCAGCTTAATAATTCTCttttaatcttcttcttcttcttcttcttccaaacaattttctttaaattctaTAAACACACACCACACATCCTCCAAAGCTTCATTTCTTCTACATGAGTTCTTCTATGATAAGCCATCAGCCTTGGAAAGAACTCGATCTCAATGGAGTTTTTCACGAGCCTCATCAATTATAAAACTTATAAAGTCATAGATGATTTCCCAAGTTTAGCAAAGAATGTGTATTAAATGATTTTAGCCACCAATTATAAGGCTAATCTCCATAGTTGAATCATCAAACTTCCAAAtcaattatggtttttttttttagtttaatatgggtGTCTGGGTTAGCTTGCGTCCCAcgagtcctgaagttaacgatcatgtaaacctccaatagccatcatatgagcaaccacagggcttgaacctgagaccataaagggagcaaacctcttggtctcaAGTTCTTACCACTGGACCACCACCAAGATGGTTCAATTATGGTTTTTTACCCCTAGAATTCAGTTGGGAAATTGCCAAAAACACCATATGATTGACAACAAATTCatagtataattataaaatatattaaaaaagtcagGCAATATACTATTTTCTTACATTCAAAGACATTACGGACTACAATGTAAGGAACCATGATTGAAAATCTTCACTTTGGTTCttatagcttcttttttttatttggtccatggagttttatatattttatattttaattcccaaactttattttcatcatattttaGTCACTAGATTATGAAAGACgagaaagaaaatcattgaaaaaaaaagaagtgagaAAGATTTTGactcctcatatttttatcacaaaaatatcatttttaatgttaatgaaTTTTTCTCAGAGAAAAAGGTATATTAGTGATTGTTTTGCCCTTTAAATATGTCAGAAAAGGTAGGTTTTAGGAGTTATCCAGACTCCACTTTTTTCGATCATtgaatgagatttaaaaataaaataaacttacaaattttaaaaaaaaatacatgatggATGATGCGTTGttctccatttaaaaaaaaacaaaacaaaacaagtggGTTTGGATATTTTATTGTAGTAGTTTATCCTTTCATCCTAGGCGTgctcaaccttttttttagaattatccttcatttttttatatttaattttataataaaattatctttaaataaaataattaaaatcacattttaagaaaatttaattctGTTATAGATTTCAAATAATCTTAGAGCTTTTTGGTAATACtaacaattatttaataaataattatgaattaaaattgaattatttttttcatataatcacATAGAAATAATCgagatattatttattgtttcttGGTTTAAAACTGCTTTACGTCTCGTGACAAGTTTTTATATGAACAACCAgacttttaataagaaaaagcaTTGTGCGTCAAAAGAATacgtttttttattctaaaccTAAATATTTAGATTCATATGAATTGctattttaattgctttaaaTTTGTATTGAAAAAACTacgatattgaaaaaaaagtcatatttgtgttaaataaaaaaatgcttaaataggaagataaaattttgattgaataaatatattttttcactacatgatttaatatattttaattgaataaataaattttttaagtcTCTTAAGCATATAAattgttgaattattttgaacaattatttcaatattaaaaaaattaaataaaaatatgttttaagtCTTTTAAGCATGTAAAAACTAgttaacaattaacaaaaactctacaagatacagaaaaaaaaaatactgtagaGAATATCATGCTTGCACACtaaatttactatttattattatagtagAATGATTTTAGTGacctttaaagaataaaataaaaataagaagctATGGGgtattttgatcatttaaaaTGATTCATTAGTCCTTAATGATTTGACTAGGGGTACATGTGgctttttttatggtattttattcttcaatctaaatttattgtctattgttatttttgatttagttattattttttttatttttttcctttcattataattgtttttctttttaatttaacatctaatataccttttattttgattcttaatctcatttttttaattaccattatttattttagattattttatgtaagtttttttttcgatCTCACCCTTCAGCGTTTGATTTGCTAAGGATTTGatttctcggttttttttttgtatggtgTTTTTAGTCTAATGACCCGGGTCACaggtttaaaaatttaatgcaGGCTAACATCCTTTttttaggcttgtttttttttaagatttgttttgtggtgttcttcaatttattttctatcagGTTATCATTATCTCATGACCCTAACAACGAGTTCTACAAGTTAATTTGGGTTAACTCACCCTTTATTACCCAAGTTACATGTCCGTCACTCTATTTCGGGTTGACTTAGGccaatttttttgtattttttttatcatatttcatgctttcaaaggtttttttttttagttattgtaatcttttttttaaaaaaaatctatctatTTACTATcgatatctatttttattatttaattaaaataaaatcaacttattaAACTTAATCGGAGCTGACctgagttatttatttttcctattttttttttaaatctatctaTTTACtatcattgattttattttattttaattaataccttgtttaaaaatgtctttttaaaaataattttttaatttatgtttaaattaatacccttcatttactattttttatttagtttatttagcttttttgaatagaggtttttattaaattattttgtatgtatttaatttttaaagatattattcttattcatttatatttgttttatgttctatatagatgaattttatatttaaagtttaaaaaatatttatttttatatgatattgcTAATATATGatgcataattgttttttttttattttgctcaatcaattttatgtgtataaataattttaataaataaattcaataagatcaaatatcttgatttacgcatgttttatgatttttttaattttaattttagttataattaataatattatttatttatttacacaaataattctgattttttttaattacatgcttgttttttttatatatttagaattttttatgttaaaaacatgttgaaaaaactagtatatctaatttttttattaaaaaaaaaacattacccgCGGCATGGGTCAAATAAGAAAGTATTTCCTGTACAGAGTGCAGTCCAATAACATGCTTGCTGGTTTCAGACCAGAGGGCAGGAAAGAAAACTGAAACCAAACCCGACTTGTACAGCATCCCAATTGACTTTTGGGGAAATTGAACTCAAAATAACTATTATATAGAATATAACCCAAAATCATACTTGTCAAGTATTTATCTATTGAAAACAAGTATCCTGAGAAAATGCAGAAGACAAGATAATTCAGGCTAAATTTTACTGTATGCACGAGCTTTGCTGGCTTAGGATTGGATTCCTTACAATTTCCAATACAGGAGACAGAGTAAGGAGTTAAGGTAAGTTAGCTTTACTTGAAGCATATCTATTGACAAGAGCCAAAGCATTACTAGTCAAACGTGCAATTCTTCCTAGATGTCTCTTAACAGTGGTCTTCACTTTTTTATTAACAGCCCCTTCAGCAAATCCATCCACGCAGGTATCATCATCTGTTAATGCTGCACTGACCCACGTTTCTACATCATTCATTACCATAGAAAAATTTGACCCGCCAGCATGATCCATCTCTTCAATAGACCTTTGAAGCTCATCTACTGCATCACCAACCTCCTCTACACAATCCAACATGGCCGCAAGCACTCTAGGATCCAGACCAGGAGTCTTGGACGCTTTTTTAATCAACCTTGATGTCGAGTTGGTGCTCTTAAGGCTCACATGAAGGGCAGTATTAGCTAGTAGTttagggtttgttttgattGTGCTTGCATAGATTGCAAGGGTGTGGTAGCATAATTTAGGATAGAGTGTGGTATCATAACATgatgttttaatatatcttaTGTTTCTTGGTGAGGATCTAGTGGCTGAGCATGAAGAGTTTACTGGGGTGGAGAATTGGATAACGAGAAGAGCCGCTAGAGCAAGGCCTACAAAGGAGCTTTCCATTTCTGTCCTATTTCTCGAACCAAAGTAGCTCTATTGAATATGAGAAGGAAGAGAGAGCAGAGGCCTAAATTATATAGAGGCTCAACCGTAGGGTTCCTCGAGAGAGAGGGGGAGGAGGGACCTTATTTTGAGGATGATGAGATCATGAAGATATTCGTTAGAAAGGCTTAGTCAAGATGAAGTTGCATATGAACGGCCTTTGGATGGATAAGCACTAGATAGGTTATGCCACTGCTTTTATCCCACACTAGAAAATCATGTTCTGATTGAGAAATCTCTGTTTTCTTGCGTCCTGCATGTGGTGAGTCTATTTCAAAAACATGATAGAGAAGATTAAAAACCTCACCTCTATGATCATAACCAAGTTGATTTATGACTGTACTGGCCGTCTTTCATCTCTATTTATTGTGGATTTGACGTCAtcgttatttattaattatgtttaacAAAGAAGGTGTTATCGGACTAACTTCCATAGATCCGGGACTAAAGCAccctttaaattataatttaatattcgTTAAGAAGTTAAAACTCGTGATTAATCAACAAGAGACATTTTAATGAATGCTTACCATTTTCAGCTAAGTTCCCTGCCCATGTTTTCTAGCCTATCTGTTCCCATAATCATCTCTTTCTAAATTTTGAGGTAATGGTAGTTTTCTAGCCTTTGGTCCCAGTCAGAAACTCCTAGCCAATAGTATTGTCTCTAAAGAAAAGTTGAAAACTCTATCTCACCATAATATCAAAAGTTCATGAACCAGCCGAACTGTACACAAGAACTTATCACTTGTGATGGAAAGAGGACAAATATCATATCGACGTCCGATTGCTAATCTTaatcaaatcatgaaaaaaaaaaaaaaaaagaaaccaaacccTGAGTGTATTTAATTGAAAACCGCCACAACCCGTCAAATTGTTCACAAGCTTTTTCTCTCCTGTCTGTTTCAATGTTTGCTTTTCCGGTGTCACCGtgtcttttaaaaagaaactgattttttttatattttgtttaaattattttttaaaattttaatatatttaaaaataaaataaaaaaacaattacaattataatatcaaacactgCTTTTACATCACCTCGACATAAAATACAGATTTGAAACAAGCAACATCAAAGACGTCATATTGATTGAGGGCCTTGTGAAATGTGTGGTATTAACaacattgattgattgattgattgggCAGGccttgttttgaattttgatagcTCACAACCAATTATATACTCTCTCCGTTCTGGATCAAATGTCCTAAAGGGTATTTCACCAAAGGGTATTTacatttccattttctttttagtaaaTTTAGGATATGATGAAGGGTTCAAATTACAGAAGTTACGTGAGATATTTATTacgagtgttttttttaaaaaataactttttatttaaattatttttgatgttttttttatttttttatgtgttaatatcataaattaattttaaataaaaaaattatttaatatattttttatttcttaatatcaTACACTGCTATATTTTGACTTTTTAATAGACATTtaaatttgtattgttttttttttaaagaaggaaAATAAGACACTAATGTAGGAACTGATGGAGTATGTTTCTTTCAAAAGGTCAAGGAATGTATTGCTCATCACCATGGGTTTTCCCAATCGTGCCAAATATGCTGCTCGGCAGTCCTTAagataaatataatatcaaaatataattattacacGCTTTCACttacttttctcttttcttcgaGGGAGTGTTTGAGAATACAGCATAAACAaacagtgtttttaaaaatttaaaaattttatttgtttaaaataaaaaaaaattaaatatttttagattattttcatttgctgatatcaaaaataattttttaaaaataaaaataattttattttaatgcatttttaagcgaaaaacactttgaaccgtCACCACTACTACAATCTCAAACAAGCTCTTATTACTCcctcaaaataaacatttaatgATAATCAAGTAAAAGagaaataacatatataatttttttatatttctaaaaacttGTAATACAATTATAACATTGAATTTAGGATTGATAAAATATAGACAAAATAACacagttcaattttttttttttttgcaaaataacATAGTTTGGTATTTCATGCTTTTCTAAAATGCGAAGAATTCAATTCCACgggaactaaaaaaaactattaaataggctataaaaattataataacagaTACACACATACCTTGAAGGCATACAGAAGCTCTAGTTAGTATCACCATAAAGATTTTTACGAGATGAATCCAACAACATCAAAGTAGATCACCAATGATAATAAAGTGGATCACACTTGTTGTTCAAAGGTGACTGGTAGCTCACTTGCATTTGGATAGTACGTGTGGTCCATTATGGTTAccgttggtgattttttttaatgtcacaATCAGAGTTTCAATGTGATTCTGGGATCTCATTTattcattcttctttttctctcctctctccttaTTGCAactatttaacaaaattttcctGAGTTATTGCACTTTCCATGTGTGAGAACTTAACTTTTCTCATTTTAAAAGGGCGGACAATACTGACAtgtgttattttataaatatattaggtAGAAAATCCTCAAAGTCTgagaacttgaaaagaaaaaaaaatcataaatgatgACGTTGAATGTGATTAGACACAACAATAACACATTAGACACAACCATATATAAGAGAAGTCATGTAAGACCTTTCCAGCTAAGgatatttttcctttctaacaCACTTGGCAAAAAATTTTAGCAAGTAGcatagaagagaaaaatatcaGGAAAATAACACAGTTTAGTAAAAGATACAAAACACATCCACGTCTTTGACTTAAACATGTGAATCCCATTCACATCTCTATATAAAACATGCGAAAGAGATtcacatatttaattaaaacctaaaattaacCCCAAATATAAACCTTAAACTACATTAATCCTAAATTAACCTCAAATACAAATCCTAAACTACCATAACCTGAAATATAGACCTTAAACTACCCTAACCCTAAATTAACCgtaatttaatatgaatataaaccctaaactatcATAAccctaaattaactttaaatacAAATCTTAAACCCCTGATCCCCAATCATAAGCACTAACTCTAATTTCAAACCCTAAACTCTTAAACCCATAATCTTTTCAAACTCTTAAATCTAAAACCCAAACCTATAATCCATAATACTAAACCCCAAACTTTTAAATCCATGCCCGAAACCCGTAATCTATAACCATAAACCCGGACTCTTAAATCTATACCTGAATCTATAATCCCCAACCATTTACCCTTAACTCTTAATTCCAAAACCTAAACCTATAATTCTAACCTTAAACTCAAAAGTCttaaatccaaaacataaatcctaaataCAAACTCATAATCCCTAAACACAACTAGCACTAAATTCAAACCTAAAATCACGAAACAAAATGGACAGGATATCGttaggttttaaaaaacaaaaatggcattaaaataactttacattgatgagatattttaatattgttttttctcatttattataGCATTGATTGATCTTTGCAATAACGCAATATAACAATGCGCCACATTCGTTCACCTATAAATGTCATCTTATTCGTTAATCTATAAATGCATCCTTTGCAATTATAAACAACTTGTTGTCATTGATCACATGTTTACTTGTATATTGATGACTTTAAGTTCCACTTACTTGTCTAAAATAAGTTTGAATGTTcataatataaaagataatattaaaatccCAACTTGATAAGtctaaaacaattataaaagtataacaaaatgcataaattaataaaaataaaaatgcataactaaataaataacacaacaTAATTATACTCTTTACATATAACCTAGTTTATGAGCCAACTTCATCAATAACATGACTTTCTAATATGCGAGTCGTCTCATCCTTCGACATAACATCATCTAGATATAATGTCTCCCTAAGCATCTCGAGTGTAGTGCGGTATGAGTCGAACCAATGAGATATATTATAATAAGCAAGTGTATTATATTCCATATCATGAAGATAAGCAATGACTTCTTTATTATCCTATAACAAATTACCAACCCAATTCTCAACAAATACAATtattaatccataaataaaaCACTTTTAACATCACatattaattacaaaatatatgaaatacttaaaatattttgaattcattGTGCATGTGGCTTATATTCCATGTTTTGGCATGAAGGAACTT is part of the Populus nigra chromosome 8, ddPopNigr1.1, whole genome shotgun sequence genome and harbors:
- the LOC133702188 gene encoding pectinesterase inhibitor 10-like — protein: MESSFVGLALAALLVIQFSTPVNSSCSATRSSPRNIRYIKTSCYDTTLYPKLCYHTLAIYASTIKTNPKLLANTALHVSLKSTNSTSRLIKKASKTPGLDPRVLAAMLDCVEEVGDAVDELQRSIEEMDHAGGSNFSMVMNDVETWVSAALTDDDTCVDGFAEGAVNKKVKTTVKRHLGRIARLTSNALALVNRYASSKANLP